The following DNA comes from Longimicrobiaceae bacterium.
ACGGCCCCAGCGCCACCGTCTTCGGCCGCCCCGCGAACAGCTCCCGGAGGTACACGTCCTGGCTGGCGTGCACCTGCCGCCCCACCTCGGCGAGGAGGCTGGCCGGGGGCCGGTACCCGGGGGCGGTGGCCCGCGCCACCAGCGCGGCCGCGCGGTCGGCGGGGACCAGGAAGCTGAGCTGGTTCCCGGCCGTGGAGACGTTCACGCCGACCACGCTCCCGTCCGCGGCGATGGTGGGGCCGCCGCTCATCCCGGGGTTGATGGAGCCGGTGAAGTGGATCTTCGGGTAGAGCGTGTGCCGCAGGAGCCCGTTGTAGGTCCCCTCCACGATGCTGAGCCCCAGGTCGCTGGGGTGGCCCAGCGAGTACAGCCGGTTCCCCTGCACGGCCCCTCCCGTCCCCAGGGTGAAGAACCGGCGGGGGCGGAGGTCGGCGCGGAGGACGGCCAGGTCGTGCACCACGTCCACCGCGAGCACGGCCACCGGGCGCGGCGTCCCCGCGGCGTCCAGCAGCTCGGCGCGGTAGCGGCCGGGGTCGTGGACCACCTGCGAGACCACGTGGTAGTTGGTGACCAGGTGCCCCCCGGCGCTCACGAAGAAGCCGGACCCGGTGCTGGCGCGCGCGGCGGAGCCGGTCTCCACCACCTGCAGCTTGACGACGTGGTCGGCGTAGCGGCCGAACACCGCCTCGGTGCCGGCGAGGCGCTCCTGGGCGGGGAGCGGGCCGGCGGCCAGCACGGCCGCGGCGAGGAGCCCGGCCCGGAGTCGCCGTGGGCGCAGGAAGGGGAGGTGCATGGATCGGGACCGGTGTGGCGGGGGAGGACGGGCGAGGGCGCTCGCTACAAAGTAGCTCCTCCCGGGCGCTACGCCCAGGGTTTCGGCGGTGCCGCCCGGCTCACTCGCCCGGGGTGTGCACGGCGCCGTCGGAGACGTGCTCGTCGCGCATCTTCTCCCGGGCCCACGCCCGGTCCTCCGCGTCCGCCCGCAGCCCCCGCCGTTCTCGGGCGCCCGCTCGGGCGCGAGCACCAGATCCACCAGGATGGGGAAGTGGTCGGAGCCGAAGGCCGGGAGGCGCTCCAGCCGGGCGAGGGTGAAGTGGCGGCTGTGGAAGACGTGGTCCAGCGGCCAGCGCAGGAACGGATACTCCGCGTGGAAGGTGTTGAACATCCCCCGTCCCACGCGGGGGTCGAGGAGACCGCTGACCTTGCGGAAGAGGCGCGTCGTCGCCGACCAGGCCACGTCGTTCAGGTCGCCCGTGACCACCACCGGGAGGCGCGCCTCCGCGACGCTCTTCCCCACCACGATCAGCTCGGCGTCGCGCTCGGACGACTCGGGGTTTTCGGTGGGGCTGGGCGGCGCCGGGTGGAGGAAGTGCATCCGCACGCGCCGCCCGGACGGGAGCACGGCCACGGCGTGCATGGAGGGAATGTCGTCCTGCACCAGGAACTGGATGCGGGCGTCCTCCAGCGGGAGCCGGGAGTACACGTGCATCCCGTACAGGTTCTCCAGCGGGCACCGCATGACGTGCGGGTACTCCGGCTCCAGCGCGTCCAGCCGCCGCTCCCACCACCCGTCGGTCTCCACCGCCACCAGCACGTCGGGCCGGCTCCGGCGGACCATCTCCAGGAGCCCCTCCGCGTTCCGGTTGGGCGTCAGCACGTTGACGGCCAGGATGCGCAGCGAGCTGCCCGGGTCGGCCTCCGCCGCGGCGGCGACCTCCTTCGGAAAGAACGGGGTGTAAGGGAGGATCCAGGACGCCTGGTACAGCAGGGAGGCCAGCGTCGTCCCCAGGACCCCCCACGCCGCGGCCTGCGAGCAGTCCAGCACGGCGAGCTCCACCGCGAGCAGCGCGACGGCCAGCCCGGCGAGCTGCAGCCGGGGGAAGTCCAGTCCCCGCACCCACCAGGCCTCGCAGCGCGAGAGCGGAAGCAGCGTCAGCACGACCAGCAGCCCGCTCAGTGCGGCGAGGACCCCGAAGCCCATCTACCCCTTCCCCCTCCACGCGATTGCGAGTTGCCGGACCGGCGGACGCGAACCGCTTCTACGGCGTCCGCGGGCGCCGGCACGTGCACAAGGGGTGCCGGGGCCGGTCGGGCAGGGGCGGGAGAGAGGGAACGGTCAGTCCCCCTGGGCGCGTGCGTAGCACCCGGACGCCTGGGCCGCCAGGTTCTTGGCGTCCTCCAGGGACGAGGTCTGGATGGCCCGTGCCGCCAGCCGGTCGCAGGGCGCCTTGCGCTCTTCGCTGGACGTGGTGAACGGGATGGAGCAGGCGGAAACGCCCAGGAGGAGGGCGAGCAGCGATACGCGGGTCTGCATCGGAGTGCCTCCGGATTGCGCGCGGCGAGTGCGGAGCTGCACCGTGCACCACAGCAAGCGCCGGGCCGCCTTACCGGGTGGGGCGTTCCGCCTCACGCAGCCGCGCCTCCAGGCGGTCGATGCAGCGCAGCACCGCGTCCCGGTTCCCCGCCGCCCCGATCCACCGCGGGAGCCGCTCCCGCCGCTTCGCTCACTCGCGCAGCCAGCGGAGCATGTGCGGATAGGGCGCGCACCCCGCCTCCGCCGCGCTCTTCTCGTCCAGCGTGAGGCCCATCCACTGCAGGAGCGGCACCCCCACGTATCGCCCCGCGGCGAAGTTGTCGAGGAATCCGCCGGAGGCGCCGCGGTAGCCGTGCGGGTGGAAGACGACGGCCGGGTCGATCCCCAGGTGGCGCGCCGCGGCGTACGACCAGGCGATGGCCCCGATCTCGTCCCCCAGGTCGCCGGTGACGCTGCCCCCCAGCCCGGCGCGGCGCTCGGCCGGCGTGACGGCCAGGTGCCCGGCCTCGTGGAGCAGGTCGCCCGGGTGCGCGAGCCGGTCCTCGTCCACCAGCAGGCGCCCCCGTTCCACGCGGATCCCGGGGAGGAAGCAGTCCCCGGACAGCTCGCAGGCATCGACCTCGATGCCGACCTCCCGGAGGAAGCCGGCGATGCGCGCGGTGAGGGGCTCGGCGAAGCGGTGCATGGGCGGGCGCTACCCGGCGCTCGGGCGCTCCGCCGGGGGCGGGCCGGCGGGACCGGCGTGCGGCTCGTCCCACGGCGGGCCGGGCCTGCGCATCCAGATCCAGGCGACGAAGTCGGCGAGCGGCGGCTCTCCCCCGATCTCGCGCAGCCGCGCGTTGATCTGCCCGCGGTGGTACGCGGAGTGGGAGGTCACCTGCAGGAGGGTCTCGGCGAGCGTGGCCGTTTCCGCGCTCCCGAACCGCTCCGCCAGCTGGGGAGCCCAGGGGAACTCGATCCGTCGGCGCAGCGCCGGGTCCTCCAGCGAGTCCAGGAAGCGGGACGCCTCCGCGTGGAAGTCGCGGCCCCACGCACGGATCGCGCGGAGGTCCGGGAGCGCGGACGCCTCCGGGACCGCGACCGGCTCGCCGCGCCAGATCTGCAGGTACACCCACTGGACCATGTGCACGTGGTGCAGGCGCTCGCGCGTGGGCGCGTCCGCGTGCGCCGCGGGATGGGCGAGCACCGCGCGCCAGACCAGCGCGTCCGCCCACTCCATGTGCCGCACCAGCTCCCGCAGCTCGGACACCAGCATGAAACCCTCCGGGATGAGTGTGCCCGCCCGCCGGAGCGCCCGGCGTCGCCTGGCGCTGCACTGAAGCCGCCGCGCCGGGCGGGCCCCGGAAGAGACCGGGACCCGCCGGGCGCGGGGCGCCCCCGCTACGGGCGCGCGGCCGCCGAGGCGTCGCGGACCGGGCGGAACTCGGAGGTCGGGCGGTAGTTCGGCCAGGCGCGCGAGTTCGCCAGCTCCAGGCCGAGGGCGTAGAGCACCGCCGCGTCCTGCGCGATCCCCTCCACGTTCCAGGTCGCCGGGTCGAACTCGTCCGCCGGCTGGTGGTAGCGGTCCCGGCGGTAGGCCGCGGCGGCGGCCGCGCCCGCGTCCGTGCCCCCGTCCAGCAGGTCCTGCCCGCTGTCCACGTACAGCATCGGGACGCCGCGCTTGGCCATGGGGAAGTGGTCGGAGCGGAAGAAGTAGCCGGCCTCCGGGGCCGCGTCGCGCGCGACCACCCTCCCGACGGCGGCCAGCCTGCGCTCCAGGTAGTCCTCCAGCTCGCTCTGCCCGTAGCCGATCACGAGCACGTCGCGCGCCGGTCCGTACGGGTCGAGCGCGTCGATGTTGAAGCCCGCCACCGTGGTCTCCAGCGGGTACACCGGATTGGCGGCGTAGTACTCCGAGCCGAGCAGCCCCTTCTCCTCCACCGTCCAGGCCGCGAACACCAGGGAGCGCTCCGGGCGCGGGCCGTTCGCGAAGGCGCGCGCGATCTCGATGACCGCGGCGATCCCCGTCGCGTTGTCCACCGCCCCGTTGTAGATGCTGTCCCCCCGCGCGTCCGGGGCGCCCACCCCCAGGTGGTCCCAGTGGCCGCCGTACAGGATCGTCTCGCCCGGGCGGGTGGTGCCCGGGAGCCGGCCCAGCACGTTGCGCGAGCGGATCCCGGCGCTCCGCACCGCGTAGTCCGCCGAGAAGGTGGCGCCCTCCAGCGGCACCGCCCGGAAGCCGCGGGTCTGCGCCCGGCGCTTCAGGGCCTCGAAGTCCTGCCCGGCGGCCCGGAACAGCTCCACCGCCACGTCGCGCTGGATCCACCCCTCCACCGGCGGGTGCACCTCGGCCGGGTTCGCCCGGACGATGTCGAACATGGTGTTGGTGTTGGAGTTCTTCACCGTGGCCCAGCCGTACGACGCCGGGGCGGTCTCGTGCACGATGAGGAGCCCGGCGAGGCCCTGGCGCGCGGCCTCCTCGTACTTGTAGGTCCACCGGCCGTAGTAGGTCATCGCCTTCCCGCCGAAGTCACCCTCGCCGGTCTCGAAGTCGGGATCGTTGACCAGGACGACGCCCACCTTGCCGCGCAGGTCCTGCCCCTCGAAGTCGTTCCAGTTCCGCTCCGGCGCCCGCACCCCGTAGCCGAGGAACACCAGCGGGGCATTCTTGAGGTCGACACGGTCCACCCCCGCCATGCTGGCGCGCACGGCGATCTCCTCGCCCTGCGTGAGCGCCCGGCGCCGGCCGCCCACCGTGAAGCTCAGCTCGGGCTGGCCGACGATGTCGTACTGGTTGAGCGGCACCTCCTGGAACCAGCTCCCGCCTGGGCCGCCGGGCTCCAGCCCTGCCTGCCGGAACTGCTCGGCGATGTACTCGACGGTCTTCTCCTCGCCCGGAGTCGCGGGGCCGCGCCCCAGGAACTCGTCCGAGGCCAGGATGCGGATATGCTCCGCCACGCGCGCGGGATCGATCACCGCCCCGGCCGGGGACGGCGCCCCCTGCGGAGGCACGGTGGCGCACCCGGCGAGAACGAGGGCCGGGGCGATGGATCTGAACAGCTTCATTGCGGATCCTTTCATCGGTCTCGGGAAATGACGGACGGAACGGCGCCGTGCCACGAGGAGCGATCGTTCGGCGCCACTCTGGCTACACCCGGGGCCGCCAAATGATCGCCCCCGGGATCGTTTGCGGCTCAAGTATAAGGCCGCGCGTCCGGTGCAGCGACCGTCCGGCCCATCACGCCGCGGCCTAGCCGATCCAGCCTCGATACGCGGCCACCACGTAGAAAGCATAGGAGAGGAGGAGCACGGTCCCGAAGATCCGGCCCGTCCTGAACTTCTGCAGCGCGAGCAGGCCGACCACCAGGACCAGGGTCGCCAGGAGCAGGAGGATGGACGAGGTGATCCCGGGCCCGCCGACGCCCTCGATCCTGCCATGCACCAGGGTCGCC
Coding sequences within:
- a CDS encoding M28 family peptidase; protein product: MKLFRSIAPALVLAGCATVPPQGAPSPAGAVIDPARVAEHIRILASDEFLGRGPATPGEEKTVEYIAEQFRQAGLEPGGPGGSWFQEVPLNQYDIVGQPELSFTVGGRRRALTQGEEIAVRASMAGVDRVDLKNAPLVFLGYGVRAPERNWNDFEGQDLRGKVGVVLVNDPDFETGEGDFGGKAMTYYGRWTYKYEEAARQGLAGLLIVHETAPASYGWATVKNSNTNTMFDIVRANPAEVHPPVEGWIQRDVAVELFRAAGQDFEALKRRAQTRGFRAVPLEGATFSADYAVRSAGIRSRNVLGRLPGTTRPGETILYGGHWDHLGVGAPDARGDSIYNGAVDNATGIAAVIEIARAFANGPRPERSLVFAAWTVEEKGLLGSEYYAANPVYPLETTVAGFNIDALDPYGPARDVLVIGYGQSELEDYLERRLAAVGRVVARDAAPEAGYFFRSDHFPMAKRGVPMLYVDSGQDLLDGGTDAGAAAAAAYRRDRYHQPADEFDPATWNVEGIAQDAAVLYALGLELANSRAWPNYRPTSEFRPVRDASAAARP
- a CDS encoding endonuclease/exonuclease/phosphatase family protein, whose amino-acid sequence is MGFGVLAALSGLLVVLTLLPLSRCEAWWVRGLDFPRLQLAGLAVALLAVELAVLDCSQAAAWGVLGTTLASLLYQASWILPYTPFFPKEVAAAAEADPGSSLRILAVNVLTPNRNAEGLLEMVRRSRPDVLVAVETDGWWERRLDALEPEYPHVMRCPLENLYGMHVYSRLPLEDARIQFLVQDDIPSMHAVAVLPSGRRVRMHFLHPAPPSPTENPESSERDAELIVVGKSVAEARLPVVVTGDLNDVAWSATTRLFRKVSGLLDPRVGRGMFNTFHAEYPFLRWPLDHVFHSRHFTLARLERLPAFGSDHFPILVDLVLAPERAPENGGGCGRTRRTGRGPGRRCATSTSPTAPCTPRASEPGGTAETLGVAPGRSYFVASALARPPPPHRSRSMHLPFLRPRRLRAGLLAAAVLAAGPLPAQERLAGTEAVFGRYADHVVKLQVVETGSAARASTGSGFFVSAGGHLVTNYHVVSQVVHDPGRYRAELLDAAGTPRPVAVLAVDVVHDLAVLRADLRPRRFFTLGTGGAVQGNRLYSLGHPSDLGLSIVEGTYNGLLRHTLYPKIHFTGSINPGMSGGPTIAADGSVVGVNVSTAGNQLSFLVPADRAAALVARATAPGYRPPASLLAEVGRQVHASQDVYLRELFAGRPKTVALGPYRVPTEPAPFFRCWGDARRSGELPYEIVDHDCSTDDYLFVAGGQESGVVAVTHQLVSTRTLNRSRFFALYTRVFQEDNTPGGDEEHVTSWRCGTRNLRNAAATPMRATLCVRRYRKLGELYDAVLKVAVLGRRDTGLVSTLTLAGVSHENVGRVTARYLESITWR
- a CDS encoding DinB family protein, translated to MLVSELRELVRHMEWADALVWRAVLAHPAAHADAPTRERLHHVHMVQWVYLQIWRGEPVAVPEASALPDLRAIRAWGRDFHAEASRFLDSLEDPALRRRIEFPWAPQLAERFGSAETATLAETLLQVTSHSAYHRGQINARLREIGGEPPLADFVAWIWMRRPGPPWDEPHAGPAGPPPAERPSAG